A segment of the Candidatus Micrarchaeota archaeon genome:
CTTCTCGTTTGATTCTGTGTTACGGATACTGGGTCTTCTCAACAGATGACCAAGATGTAGATATGTGTATCAACCCACAGTGCGTCTGTTGTTATAACCTCACAACCGGTTGGAGTATGATAGGTGCTCCATGGGGATTGAGTTCCCCGGGACCTGGTTTCTATTTCGGTTATGATAGTAGTACACACAGTTATTACACCCCTTCCAACTTAGAAGGTGGAAACGGGTACTTCTTCTATAACTCAGAGAGTTCTCCGTACTTCTGTATCAACTCAACATCCTACCCCTGTGTTAACCGGACAACAACCTTGATCATCTGTGAGAACCGAAGTATAACCATACCTCCCGAGTTCTCAGATGAACCGTTCACACCCATCCATAATTATACTGAGGATGAATGTTGTTGGTGTGTTGAAGGGTATAACTATCTAATCTCTCGCGGTTATTCTGTATCTCCAGACTGGTGGTTTGACGATTGTTGGGCGATAGGTCCAGCCTCCTTAGCCTACCAGGTGACTGGAAATTCTACCCTTGTGAGTCAACTGTTAGCCTATCTCAACACAACCTGTATCCCCACCGAGTATTTTGGGAACGAATCGGAAAATGAAAGTTGTCTTAACATCTCAGTAGATAAAGGATGGAACCTCATCTCTTCGCCCTATCAAGATACAAAACTCCATCCTTCGGGAGTTGTCTATTCTTATTCTAACGGTAAATATCTTCCTGTTAAGGTGATGGTTCCCGGTATGGGGTATTGGTATTACTCTAAGGTGAGACAGAACCTAACCCTCTGCGGTAAACCGACCGATATCAAACTAACCATCTCTAAAGGACGATCGTACATCGGAGTTCCTGATGACCTATCAGTATCAACCCTTCAGTCTCAGGTTAAAGGTAAACTGTTGGTTTACGAATATCGGAATAGAACATATTCAACAGTAGATGTGTTACATCCTGGGCATGGTTACATGGTTGAATACGACGGTCCTGAAACTACACTTATCTTATCTCACGCGCGACCAAGACCCGAATGGCCACCTGTGTGCGTACATGCAACTTCATATCGACTTGAACCAGGAACCAACATTATCTATATTCCAATAACAACTGCAAGTGGAATTTGGTTTGACAGTTATTCTGTTGGATCTTCCCTTCCACTATCTACAAGTTCTCTCCCATCGTATATCAATGTCTATCAGATTACACATTCTCCTTGGGGTTGGGGCACGTCCCCTGTCACTTCCTTAGATGGAAGAGGAGCGTATATTATAGGCAATGCTGATTCAAGAACGCATGTGCTAACTATTTGTGGTAACAGTTGGTTGTGTAGAGATTACTCTTACACCTCTTTCCTTAATATTACTTTGAATTGTAGTGACGAAGGTGTTTGGATCCCCCTGTTTATTCCGTATTTAGATAGACCTTCGGACAGAATAACTGTAGGCGAACTTGCAAACTGCCTTGGGTCTGACCATCCTACACTTTATGAATTAGATCCTTCTACACCGGTAAGCAGCATAGGATCTCATACAAGTGAAACGGGTGATGGTCTTCTGCCAGTACCAAGTTCCTACCCGATTTTTGGAGGAGGCGTTTATTTTGTTCATTATCCAGATTGTGATTTAGGTTATCTGTCTACTCTCGGGGGTAGGTTCTCCGATTGTCTAGATTTTTGTGATTATGAATGTGTGGACGAAGACCATGGTATTAATTCATACATAACTGCCTCTACATATCTTCAGAGCGAAACTGGAGATGTTTTTAGTATGCATACTGACAGATGCGTGCCAGATGGATCACTTATAGAGTACTACTGTTACAATAATACAATACAGTCTACAACAGTCCCTTGTGTTGAGGGTTGTTTTGAAGGATCATGCGAGCATACATGCGAGGATCACGATTCAGGTCTCGATTACTTCACACCCAGTTATGTAACAACCGAATCTGGCGATATGGATGATTACTGTAATTTGGACCACACAGGTCTGTTTGAATCCTACTGTAATGATGACGATATACCTATGAGCGTTTTCGTGCACTGTACTTGTATGGAAGATTCTTATGGTCGCGGATATTGCACGGAGGAGCCGGAAGAACCTCCTGAAGGCTGCACAGATTACGACGATCTCTACAACCATAATTCACCAAACGAGCTGTTAGAGGGTTCTTCTGCAGCAGACACTACAGGATACTATTATGACACATGTGTGGATGATCATACAATTCAGGAAGCGAACTGCGGTCCGGATGGGTTCTATTACTCAACCGTGCCATGTCCGGATGGAACCGTCTGCATAGAAAGTCCTACTGGTGATTACTGCGGTACTCATTGTGGTGACGACATCTGCGAGCCCGAGTATGGAGAAGATATACACACATGTCCAGAGGACTGTGGTTGTGTTCCAGAACCCGGTTTTGAAGGTATAGAGACTACTAAATATTTCCCTCTGAACGTGGAGGTGGCGATATACTGGCATGACATGACTTTCCTCCATTCATTTGAACATAACCCGAACTACTTCCTGGTAACCCAAGAGGAGATCTATCCAGGTGATCCAACACCACCTGGTGTTCCGTCCGGTAGGTACACACACTACACAGTAAGGATGGAGGACGTTCTACCCGGGGAATGCGATCTGAACGATTTTGTGATGGACATCTATTTAGAACCGTACGGTGGAGATACATCCTTAGGACGAGATATATATTTCGTTAAACGTTCTTCAAGTTCCGCAGCTGAGTTCGATATCGTTACTGTAACCTTTCACAACACAGTAATAGGACTCTATGATTACGACGACCCGCATTGTTCAGGAGACGGAACAACTCCTTGTAGAACGCGAACACATACAGATCCTCTCTTAGGTGTAACTCTTTGGAGGAATGCAAATTACGGTGTACCACCCGGGTCGGTCAGACATCTGAAGATCTGGCAGGATTGAGAATGTCCTGTCTCAGCGGCTCAGCAACCGATGTTTTCTGATATAGACGTATATGAAGATTACTGTTATGACTATCAGACACATTTCCATTAATAGATGGAAAAAGGTACATAGGATTTTCCTCTGACCTCAACACGGTTTGGGAACACTTCAACAGCATAAGAAAAAGAAATATTCCCCCGATATTCATTCCCGTTAAGTCTTGCAATATTTACGTCCGGGACAACAGTTATTCGGTAGATCTGTATCTCTCCACCATCGTAATGTTTTCGGTTTGCAACATAAAAGAACGACTTACCGTTTTCCATCCTGCTCGCAGGTTCAACACATTCCCCGATATCCATCTCATCGGCATCCTTAGGTTTTATTACCAGAAAAAAACTGTATCTGTTAAAGTAATGTCTGATAAAATGATGAGATCCCATTTTCCATAATGCCTCTAATACTTCCGGGGACGTTCTGATGTTTCTACGAATCTCCCATTTGCAATTGTACGGTGAGTTACATCTGTTCCACATTTTATACGCTTCTCCATCGACTGTATCAACCGAAACACGCGTATCCAACGGCATGTGAAAATAACTGGTATAAGGATAACCTTCTCCTTCAATATCAAAGACCCACACCTCTTCGTCCTCTCCGTAGAGTTCTTCAAAAGGAACGGGATGTTATCTTCGTTGAAATAGGTGAGATTAATCTCTCCTCTCCTTTGCACCCTCGCCGATCCACTCGGTACGCCTCCCGATGCACCGGCATAGGTTAAAGCTATCAGAAGGACACAGATGATCACAGTAAAAAGTTTATGCATGATATTGCTGACTGACACACATTAATAAATATTGCTTTATTGTTTTCTGATTCATGCCTTTACGGTCATTTGGTAACCTCTCCAGATCGTATTTGTGAATAATTCTTTATGAAATTAATCCATGACTCGAAGACGAAGTAAAAAGAGAGGTATACGGGTTGGTTATCTGGGAGACATAAGTACGGATGGGAGAATGAAGATGAGACCAAGGATAGCGGTATAAAACGTAATCCTCTACATTGAGTTAATCAACATTTATTCACAATCGCACTTCATACTTAAGCGTGCGAAAGGTTTAAATAATAGAAAGATTTTTAAATGATCGTTTCACAAACTTTTATAAAACTTTCTTTTATGCGAGGTGGGTTTATGGCTTCATCGAGGAGCGGTTCTGCAAAAAGGAGGTCTAAAACGAAATCAACCAAATCCAAATCTTCTTCTGCAAAGTCACGGTCTCTTCCCAAAACACCTAAAAAGCACGTGTCCGAAGAAATGCAGTGTCCTGTCTGCGGTAGCACCAACATTAAGATAGATTATGAGAGGGGAGAGGTCGTGTGTGGTGACTGCGGATATGTGGTAAGTGACCATATCATTGATTTCGGTCCGGAGTGGCGTGCGTTTGACAGTGAGCAAAGGGAGAGGCGTGCGAGGGGTGGTGCACCCATTAGATACATGCGTCCGAACAAAGGTTTGGTGACAGAGATCGACCAATACAACAGGGATATTCGTGGTGCTAAGATATCTCCCAAGAAACAGGCTCAACTCCATAGGATCAGGAAATGGCATAAGAGGACGTCCGTGGCAAGCCCTATGGAACGTAATCTTACCATCGCTCTCGGCGAGTTGGACCGTATAGCATCGTATCTCGGACTGTCCGAAAGCACAAGGGAGACGGCGGCGCTTCTTTACAGAAAGGCCGTCAAAGCAGAACTGATCAGGGGACGGCTTATCGAGAGCGTTGTGGCTGCGGTAGTGTACGCGGTGTGTCGGATGCAGGGAATTCCGCGGACGCTTGACGAGATAGCACAGGTCTCAGGTATCGAGAAGAAGGAAATAGGTCGTGCTTATCGTTTCCTGAGAAGAGAACTGAATCTGAACGTTCCGT
Coding sequences within it:
- a CDS encoding transcription initiation factor IIB, with protein sequence MASSRSGSAKRRSKTKSTKSKSSSAKSRSLPKTPKKHVSEEMQCPVCGSTNIKIDYERGEVVCGDCGYVVSDHIIDFGPEWRAFDSEQRERRARGGAPIRYMRPNKGLVTEIDQYNRDIRGAKISPKKQAQLHRIRKWHKRTSVASPMERNLTIALGELDRIASYLGLSESTRETAALLYRKAVKAELIRGRLIESVVAAVVYAVCRMQGIPRTLDEIAQVSGIEKKEIGRAYRFLRRELNLNVPLTDPASYVPKFCSALGLSGKVQEKAIALLKKAMRKGLISGRGPTGVAAAAVYIASAMMGERRTQKEVADVAGVTEVTIRNRYRELKKELKLKVEL